In Endozoicomonas sp. GU-1, one DNA window encodes the following:
- the glgB gene encoding 1,4-alpha-glucan branching protein GlgB, which produces MADALEGIRLDSDSRDTVLDDLLNTCCASPFDLLGWHPARTGKGLVVRVWRPDAISVEVMDEVTGKSLGPATDIAPGLFERHFPDISQPQAYHLLVTNAQHHQFRANDPYQFSSLCRTEPVIRHNWLHHTLGAHLHSVTLSGHSWQGVLFRVYAPHARSVSVIGSFNHWDGRLHQMAGSNSGIWQLFIPEVTAGDLYKFELKDPNGQLLPHKANPFACYAEQPPGNASIVYDSGKYQWQNTVWHQRQGLDRPVCIYEVHLGSWKKGKRGQLLNYTELAEQLVPYVQGMGFTHVEFLPLHEHPFNGSWGYQPVGLFAPTSRYGDPDGLKALIDRFHDAGIGVILDWVPAHFPSDSHGLALFDGTHLYEYEDPQRGWHPDWQTHIYNYGRPEVRHFLISNALFWFEQFHVDGLRVDAVASMLYLDYSRGEGEWQPNVLGGNEHLEAVQFIRELNEAVYQHYPDAMMIAEESTSWPGVSMPTYDNGLGFGYKWNMGWMHDSLNYLARYPEHRRYHHDQILFSMVYNDSEHFILPLSHDEVVHGKGTLLSRMPGDEWQQFANLRALYGYMFGHPGKKLLFMGAELGSHREWNHDGQLDWLLPEEKEFSRGLTTMVRHLNATYQASPALWQSDYDPTGFQWLITDDVLQSVIAFSRHTVNDSPVVVICNFTPVVRPHYRLGVPGAGVWKEVFSSDSREFAGSGVLNELPLVAEPVPMHHQLHSLVMTLPPLATVFLHLTK; this is translated from the coding sequence ATGGCTGATGCTCTTGAAGGTATCCGGCTGGATTCTGACAGCCGGGATACTGTACTTGATGACCTTCTGAATACCTGCTGTGCCAGCCCCTTTGATTTGCTCGGTTGGCATCCCGCCAGAACCGGTAAAGGGCTGGTAGTCAGAGTATGGCGGCCAGATGCCATCAGTGTGGAGGTTATGGATGAGGTTACCGGAAAGAGCCTGGGTCCCGCGACTGATATTGCACCGGGGCTGTTTGAGCGGCACTTTCCGGATATCTCGCAGCCTCAGGCATATCATCTGCTGGTCACCAATGCCCAGCATCATCAGTTCAGGGCTAACGACCCTTATCAATTCTCCAGCCTCTGTCGTACAGAGCCGGTCATCCGCCACAACTGGCTGCACCATACACTGGGTGCGCACCTCCATTCGGTGACGCTGTCAGGCCATAGCTGGCAAGGCGTCCTATTTCGTGTTTATGCGCCCCATGCCCGCAGTGTCAGTGTGATTGGTTCATTTAACCACTGGGATGGTCGGCTGCACCAGATGGCCGGCAGCAACAGTGGAATATGGCAGTTGTTTATTCCTGAAGTAACAGCGGGGGATCTGTATAAATTTGAGCTGAAAGACCCGAATGGTCAGCTGCTGCCCCATAAGGCCAACCCCTTTGCCTGTTATGCGGAGCAGCCACCGGGGAATGCATCCATTGTTTATGATTCCGGCAAATATCAATGGCAGAATACGGTGTGGCATCAGCGCCAGGGGTTAGATCGACCGGTCTGTATTTATGAGGTGCACCTGGGTTCCTGGAAAAAAGGCAAGCGTGGTCAGCTACTGAATTACACTGAACTGGCTGAACAACTGGTGCCTTATGTGCAGGGAATGGGGTTTACCCACGTTGAATTTCTCCCGCTTCACGAGCACCCTTTTAATGGTTCCTGGGGTTATCAGCCGGTGGGTTTATTTGCGCCAACCAGCCGCTATGGTGATCCGGATGGGTTGAAAGCCTTAATAGACCGGTTTCATGATGCCGGTATCGGGGTCATTCTTGACTGGGTTCCGGCACACTTTCCCTCTGACAGTCATGGCCTGGCCCTCTTTGATGGCACCCATCTTTATGAATATGAAGATCCCCAGAGGGGATGGCATCCGGACTGGCAGACACATATTTATAACTACGGACGCCCGGAGGTCAGACACTTTCTGATCAGCAATGCGTTGTTCTGGTTTGAACAGTTCCATGTGGATGGTCTGCGGGTGGATGCGGTCGCTTCCATGCTCTATCTCGACTATTCAAGGGGGGAGGGAGAGTGGCAGCCCAATGTTTTGGGGGGCAATGAGCACCTTGAGGCCGTCCAGTTTATCAGGGAGCTGAATGAAGCCGTATATCAGCACTATCCTGATGCCATGATGATTGCTGAAGAGTCTACCAGCTGGCCCGGCGTCTCAATGCCTACTTACGACAACGGACTGGGGTTTGGTTACAAGTGGAATATGGGGTGGATGCATGACAGCCTGAATTACCTGGCCCGCTACCCGGAGCATCGTCGTTATCACCATGATCAGATCCTGTTCAGTATGGTGTACAACGACAGTGAACACTTTATTTTACCGCTTTCCCATGATGAGGTGGTCCATGGCAAAGGCACACTGCTCAGCCGAATGCCGGGAGATGAGTGGCAGCAGTTTGCCAACCTTCGCGCTTTGTACGGTTATATGTTTGGGCATCCCGGTAAAAAATTGTTGTTTATGGGCGCGGAGCTGGGCTCCCACCGTGAATGGAATCACGATGGTCAGCTGGACTGGTTATTACCGGAGGAAAAAGAATTTTCCCGTGGCCTGACGACTATGGTCAGGCATTTGAATGCCACTTACCAGGCCTCACCTGCGTTATGGCAGTCCGATTATGACCCAACGGGTTTTCAGTGGTTAATTACCGATGATGTGCTTCAGTCAGTCATCGCCTTCAGTCGGCATACCGTCAATGACTCACCAGTGGTGGTCATTTGTAATTTTACCCCGGTGGTCCGACCCCATTACCGGCTGGGAGTCCCCGGAGCCGGTGTCTGGAAAGAGGTGTTTAGTTCCGACAGTCGTGAGTTTGCCGGCAGTGGTGTGTTGAATGAACTGCCCCTGGTGGCAGAGCCTGTGCCAATGCATCATCAGCTGCATTCATTAGTGATGACGTTACCGCCATTAGCGACGGTTTTCTTACACCTGACCAAATAA
- the ydiJ gene encoding D-2-hydroxyglutarate dehydrogenase YdiJ encodes MISRLDQKTTNTLYSHFASELASAGFSGDIELGYADRTVLATDNSIYQVLPEGVLYPRSTADISKILTLANKPSFHQIVVSPRGGGTGTNGQSLTSGFMVDTSRYMHRVLEINTEERWARVQSGVVKDYLNELAAKEGLFFAPELSTSNRATVGGMVNTDASGQGSVVYGKTRHHVLELTSVLADGTVWNSSPVDNDQLEQLCQRRDRIGEIYNTLKKTHREHQQQVSDVFPHLNRNLTGYDLANIVNKDNQHDLNAILCGSEGTLAIISEIKVNLLPIPKHSALVLVFYRSFQDSLQDAQTLMSAVPDSIETIDSRVLGLAKADSVWESVKGFFPGQSDDIDGINFVEFTGDNEAEIQQGIDRLKAVLEEPVSTWRAGHSVVNGTGNVKKIWNMRKQAVGLLGNMKGDARPIPFVEDVAVPPENLADFIQAFRALLDSHHLSYGMFGHVDAGVLHVRPAIDMKDPEQEKLVRLISDDVAALARSYGGVLWGEHGKGIRSEYAPDFFAELYPVLQEIKGVFDPYNQLNPGKIATPATEPVQLLKIDEVPTRGQQDREIERNAFAAFTSSLYCNGNGACFNYNPNSAMCPTWKATYDRTQSPKGRSGLVREWLRLQTAAGADIAGESHKIRQAGPLYNGGQKLINLVNKWRGEEDFSHQVYGALDNCMSCKSCAGQCPIQVNVPDLRSRYFELYHGRYPRPVKHHVAGLLEPMLPVLARIKPAYNLVMGWSVANTLASKTIGLQDIPAITSSSPVNDCCRAGAAIANRTLLDAIPDSERDKTVIIIQDAFTSFFETPLLTDLVELLIRLGYRPLIAPYRPNGKVLHVYGFLGRFEKIARTNGEELKVLADSGISLVGIDAAVTLTYRDEYREVMGDRSPEVLLLSEWFAKQSETIRQLPLSLASAEAEDFVLLGHCTEISNVPAAPAQWQQLFSDLGLKLTYKATGCCGMAGIYGHETRNQETSRKLYDMSWKEVVQNPEHSGRLVATGYSCRSQVKRYGDGKIPHPVQALLQVMKQQALN; translated from the coding sequence GTGATCAGCAGGCTGGATCAAAAAACGACAAATACCTTATATAGTCACTTTGCCAGTGAACTGGCCTCGGCTGGCTTTAGCGGGGATATTGAACTGGGCTATGCCGACCGGACTGTTCTGGCAACAGACAATTCAATCTACCAGGTACTGCCAGAGGGCGTGCTCTACCCTCGCTCAACGGCAGACATCAGCAAGATTCTCACCCTGGCCAATAAGCCATCGTTCCATCAGATCGTCGTGTCTCCCCGTGGTGGTGGTACCGGCACCAATGGTCAGTCGCTGACGTCTGGTTTTATGGTGGACACCAGTCGTTATATGCACCGGGTGCTGGAGATCAACACCGAAGAGCGCTGGGCCAGGGTTCAATCCGGCGTGGTCAAGGACTACCTGAACGAGCTGGCGGCGAAAGAAGGCCTGTTCTTTGCCCCGGAACTCTCCACCAGCAACCGGGCAACCGTGGGCGGCATGGTGAATACCGATGCCAGTGGTCAGGGTTCCGTAGTGTATGGCAAAACCCGCCACCATGTACTTGAACTGACCTCAGTGCTTGCCGATGGCACGGTATGGAACTCCTCACCAGTCGATAACGATCAACTTGAGCAACTGTGTCAACGACGGGATCGTATTGGTGAGATTTATAACACCCTGAAAAAGACCCATCGCGAACATCAACAACAGGTGTCTGACGTATTCCCGCACCTGAATCGAAACCTGACCGGCTATGATCTGGCCAATATTGTCAATAAAGATAACCAGCATGACCTGAATGCCATTCTCTGCGGTTCCGAAGGAACCCTGGCTATCATCAGTGAAATCAAAGTTAATCTGCTGCCTATTCCCAAACACTCTGCCCTGGTGCTGGTTTTCTACAGAAGTTTCCAGGACTCGCTGCAGGATGCCCAGACACTGATGTCCGCCGTGCCAGATTCCATTGAAACCATCGATTCCCGTGTGCTTGGGCTGGCCAAGGCTGACAGTGTCTGGGAAAGCGTCAAAGGCTTCTTTCCCGGGCAGAGTGATGATATTGACGGCATCAACTTTGTCGAGTTTACCGGCGACAATGAAGCGGAGATTCAGCAGGGTATCGATCGCCTGAAAGCCGTACTTGAAGAACCGGTCAGTACCTGGCGAGCCGGTCACAGCGTAGTCAACGGCACTGGCAATGTTAAAAAAATATGGAACATGCGCAAGCAGGCTGTCGGGCTGCTGGGCAATATGAAAGGCGACGCACGACCTATACCCTTTGTGGAAGATGTGGCGGTTCCTCCGGAAAATCTCGCTGACTTTATTCAGGCGTTCCGGGCACTACTGGACAGTCACCACCTTTCCTATGGCATGTTCGGGCATGTGGATGCCGGTGTTCTCCATGTCCGCCCGGCCATTGATATGAAAGACCCGGAACAGGAGAAACTGGTCCGGTTAATCAGTGATGACGTGGCCGCCCTGGCCAGAAGTTATGGTGGTGTGCTCTGGGGTGAGCACGGTAAAGGGATCCGTTCGGAATACGCACCGGACTTCTTTGCCGAGCTCTACCCGGTGTTGCAGGAAATTAAAGGCGTATTTGATCCCTACAATCAGTTAAACCCCGGCAAGATTGCCACCCCCGCCACCGAACCGGTTCAGCTGCTGAAGATTGATGAAGTGCCCACCCGTGGCCAGCAGGACCGGGAAATTGAGCGCAATGCCTTTGCCGCGTTTACCAGCAGTTTGTACTGCAACGGCAATGGTGCCTGCTTTAATTACAACCCCAACAGCGCCATGTGCCCCACCTGGAAAGCCACCTATGACCGGACGCAATCCCCGAAAGGCCGCTCTGGCCTGGTGCGGGAGTGGCTGCGGTTACAAACCGCCGCTGGTGCCGACATAGCTGGCGAGAGCCATAAGATCCGTCAGGCGGGCCCACTCTACAACGGTGGTCAGAAACTGATAAACCTGGTGAACAAATGGCGAGGTGAAGAGGACTTCAGTCATCAGGTGTATGGCGCTCTGGATAATTGCATGAGCTGTAAGTCCTGTGCCGGACAGTGCCCGATTCAGGTCAATGTGCCCGACCTGCGCTCCCGTTACTTCGAACTTTACCACGGCCGCTACCCGAGACCGGTCAAACACCATGTGGCCGGTTTACTGGAGCCAATGCTGCCGGTACTCGCCAGGATCAAACCGGCTTACAATCTGGTTATGGGCTGGTCGGTGGCCAATACCCTTGCCAGCAAAACCATTGGTCTGCAGGATATTCCGGCGATTACCAGTTCATCGCCGGTTAACGACTGCTGTCGTGCTGGTGCGGCCATTGCCAACCGCACGTTGCTGGATGCCATCCCCGATAGTGAACGGGATAAAACCGTCATTATTATTCAGGACGCCTTTACCAGCTTCTTTGAAACACCGCTGCTGACCGACCTGGTTGAGCTGCTGATTCGTCTTGGCTACCGCCCATTGATTGCCCCTTATCGCCCCAATGGAAAAGTACTCCATGTCTATGGCTTCCTGGGTCGGTTTGAAAAAATCGCCAGAACCAATGGTGAGGAGCTGAAAGTACTGGCCGACAGTGGCATCAGCCTGGTGGGCATTGATGCGGCGGTTACCCTGACCTATCGGGATGAGTACCGGGAAGTGATGGGCGACAGGTCCCCGGAAGTACTGCTCCTGTCCGAATGGTTCGCCAAACAGTCAGAAACAATACGTCAGTTGCCATTAAGCCTTGCCTCCGCTGAGGCAGAAGACTTTGTGCTACTGGGCCACTGTACAGAAATCTCCAATGTCCCCGCAGCTCCTGCTCAATGGCAACAGCTATTCAGTGACCTGGGTCTTAAACTCACCTATAAAGCCACCGGCTGTTGTGGGATGGCGGGCATCTACGGCCATGAGACCCGTAATCAGGAAACCTCAAGAAAGCTCTACGACATGAGCTGGAAGGAGGTTGTGCAGAACCCTGAACACAGTGGCAGGCTGGTAGCTACCGGTTATTCCTGTCGCAGCCAGGTGAAACGTTATGGGGATGGCAAGATTCCACACCCGGTTCAGGCACTGCTGCAGGTGATGAAACAACAGGCTTTGAATTAG
- a CDS encoding class I SAM-dependent methyltransferase, with translation MSHFFTPEDYAIAVAESPVGKYVYTPYVKSLFVTHPVNSVLDLRCSEGFFSRLALAAGAEYVVGVDQCPAMLDRAIQLNESAEPGIEYKQADPTTLRLERSFSAVLAFWLTCRLGSLNHLKELAETLWHHTSSGGYSYLLALDSERHARVQGNPQAPDDCYGKKVDAVANLQDGDPFELAIHVGDTEVHFTDYCWSSDTIVQCLQEAGLSNVNVLYPAVSEEGLKARGSEYWAAYQADPFIVAIEAFRT, from the coding sequence ATGAGTCATTTTTTCACGCCGGAAGATTATGCCATTGCGGTGGCTGAGTCCCCCGTTGGCAAATACGTTTACACCCCTTATGTAAAAAGTCTGTTTGTGACACACCCGGTAAACTCTGTGCTGGATCTGCGCTGCAGCGAAGGTTTCTTTTCCCGCCTTGCCCTGGCGGCCGGGGCTGAGTATGTGGTGGGGGTGGATCAGTGCCCGGCCATGCTGGATCGGGCTATACAGTTGAACGAGTCTGCTGAACCGGGTATTGAGTACAAGCAGGCGGATCCAACGACATTGCGACTGGAGCGTTCATTTTCTGCGGTGCTGGCCTTCTGGCTGACCTGTCGCCTGGGCAGCCTGAACCATCTGAAAGAGCTGGCCGAAACCCTCTGGCATCATACGTCATCGGGCGGCTATAGTTATCTGCTGGCGCTGGATTCTGAGCGTCATGCCCGGGTGCAGGGTAATCCTCAGGCACCGGATGACTGCTATGGAAAAAAAGTGGACGCTGTGGCAAACCTGCAGGACGGTGATCCGTTTGAGCTGGCCATTCACGTCGGGGATACTGAGGTTCATTTTACCGATTACTGCTGGTCTAGCGATACCATTGTTCAGTGTTTGCAAGAGGCTGGTTTGAGCAATGTGAATGTGCTTTATCCAGCCGTATCGGAAGAAGGGCTTAAGGCCAGGGGGAGCGAGTACTGGGCTGCGTATCAGGCCGATCCGTTTATTGTGGCAATTGAGGCGTTCAGGACGTGA
- a CDS encoding molecular chaperone TorD family protein has protein sequence MDIAELTYQFSLLFEGQGSMPAPPWGSVYLDRENLLLGETAQAYRQFLRANQVELDTDLNEPEDQFGLMILAMAYFMETENDDAVVELLGTHLLPWSGRYLELLAEADESGFYRALAVVADEFLKEVSAAYDVTAATHQLYR, from the coding sequence GTGGATATAGCGGAATTGACTTATCAATTTTCCCTGTTGTTTGAGGGGCAGGGCTCCATGCCAGCGCCGCCCTGGGGATCGGTTTATCTGGATCGGGAAAATTTGCTGTTGGGTGAAACGGCGCAGGCCTATCGCCAGTTTCTGCGGGCAAACCAGGTGGAACTGGATACCGATTTGAATGAGCCGGAAGATCAGTTTGGCCTGATGATTCTGGCCATGGCTTACTTTATGGAAACGGAGAATGACGATGCGGTGGTGGAATTGCTTGGCACCCATCTGCTGCCATGGTCTGGCCGTTATCTGGAGTTGCTGGCAGAGGCGGATGAGAGCGGCTTTTACCGTGCGCTGGCGGTGGTGGCTGATGAATTCCTGAAGGAAGTCTCTGCAGCCTATGATGTGACGGCGGCAACCCATCAGCTATATCGATAA